A section of the Mycolicibacterium anyangense genome encodes:
- a CDS encoding YajQ family cyclic di-GMP-binding protein, whose amino-acid sequence MADSSFDIVSKVDRQEVDNALNQAAKELSTRFDFRGTDTTIAWKGEEVIEIVSSTEERVTAAIDVFKEKLIRRDISMKAFDAGEPQASGKTYKVSGTLKQGIDQENAKKINKLIRDEGPKGVKTQVQGDEIRVSSKKRDDLQAVIALLKGADLDVALQFVNYR is encoded by the coding sequence ATGGCGGATTCATCGTTCGACATCGTCAGCAAGGTCGACCGCCAGGAGGTCGACAACGCGTTGAACCAGGCGGCCAAGGAGCTGTCCACCCGGTTCGACTTCCGTGGCACCGACACCACGATCGCCTGGAAGGGCGAGGAGGTCATCGAGATCGTCAGCTCCACCGAAGAGCGGGTCACCGCGGCCATCGACGTCTTCAAAGAGAAGCTGATCCGTCGCGACATCTCCATGAAGGCATTCGACGCCGGCGAGCCCCAGGCCAGCGGGAAGACCTACAAGGTGAGCGGCACCCTCAAGCAGGGCATCGATCAGGAGAACGCCAAGAAGATCAACAAGCTGATCCGCGACGAGGGGCCCAAGGGCGTCAAGACCCAGGTTCAGGGCGACGAGATCCGGGTGTCGTCGAAGAAGCGGGACGACCTGCAGGCCGTCATCGCGCTCCTCAAGGGCGCCGACCTGGACGTCGCGCTGCAGTTCGTCAACTACCGGTAG
- a CDS encoding beta strand repeat-containing protein, whose protein sequence is MATTAKSRAAITSFLAAGAATTGLLAAAAMGSAPTANASCASFFGLGNSADCTSTPLSIAIAIGNGATANATGLFGAAFALGTNSAATTSDAFTFATAVGDGSAANAGGLFAFATQLGPNGSAITKGSGLFGNIGANIALNVTAPWAPANSSTVTAGGTGAGGNVAINLFGTGTAGNPTSMHVTSAGQFGIATNVGGSNNAVESGLSGAGSVINLATNLFGSNNTVSAQGGIFNWATSILGNANTVATYGSLFNTASSILGSNNTVSTFGGYLNWGRSLFGDGNSVSVNGGYQNAARTLFGNGNQVDVTGGNASTAQNIFGTNNLVEVSGGINNAASNLLGGDNNKLTTGGGTLNSVRNIIGSNNILTAGGPGSNWNTVLNALGNGNTITSGGPGGNFTAGFNFLGGGNNVTAGPGPLTLAGTVVTTGQTVTKSGPGIAINQFRVGGASAVGPQSNKGPKSAAAGKSGSGSSGSSTGGSKRGNQ, encoded by the coding sequence ATGGCCACCACCGCGAAGTCTCGTGCCGCGATCACCAGCTTCCTGGCGGCCGGGGCCGCCACCACCGGGCTGCTCGCCGCGGCCGCTATGGGATCGGCGCCCACCGCCAACGCCTCGTGCGCGTCGTTCTTCGGCCTGGGCAACAGCGCTGACTGCACCAGCACCCCGCTGAGCATCGCGATCGCGATCGGCAACGGCGCTACCGCCAACGCCACCGGATTGTTCGGCGCGGCCTTCGCCCTCGGAACCAACTCCGCCGCCACTACCAGCGATGCCTTCACCTTCGCCACCGCCGTCGGCGACGGATCGGCGGCCAACGCCGGTGGTCTGTTCGCCTTCGCCACCCAGCTTGGCCCCAACGGCTCCGCCATCACCAAGGGCTCGGGTCTGTTCGGCAACATCGGCGCCAACATCGCCTTGAACGTCACCGCGCCCTGGGCCCCGGCCAACAGCAGCACCGTGACGGCTGGCGGCACCGGTGCCGGCGGCAACGTGGCCATCAACCTCTTCGGTACCGGGACGGCCGGGAATCCGACCAGCATGCATGTGACGTCGGCTGGCCAGTTCGGCATCGCCACGAATGTCGGCGGTAGCAACAACGCCGTCGAGTCCGGCCTCTCGGGGGCGGGATCGGTGATCAACCTGGCGACGAACTTGTTCGGTAGCAACAACACCGTGTCGGCGCAGGGCGGCATCTTCAACTGGGCCACCAGCATCCTGGGCAATGCCAACACTGTCGCCACCTATGGCAGCCTCTTCAACACCGCCAGCAGCATCTTGGGCAGTAACAACACCGTTTCGACGTTCGGTGGCTACTTGAACTGGGGTCGCAGCCTGTTCGGCGACGGCAACAGCGTCTCGGTCAACGGCGGCTACCAGAACGCGGCCCGCACCCTGTTCGGCAACGGCAACCAGGTGGACGTCACCGGCGGCAACGCCAGCACCGCGCAGAACATCTTCGGCACGAACAATCTCGTGGAAGTCTCGGGCGGCATCAACAATGCGGCCAGCAATCTGTTGGGTGGGGACAACAACAAGCTCACCACCGGCGGCGGGACGCTGAACTCGGTGCGCAACATCATCGGCAGCAACAACATCCTGACTGCGGGTGGGCCCGGAAGTAACTGGAACACCGTGCTCAACGCGCTCGGTAACGGCAACACCATCACCTCAGGCGGCCCCGGCGGCAACTTCACTGCCGGCTTCAACTTCCTGGGTGGCGGCAACAACGTGACGGCCGGGCCCGGACCGCTGACGCTCGCCGGAACCGTGGTGACCACCGGCCAGACGGTTACCAAGTCGGGCCCCGGCATCGCGATCAATCAGTTCCGCGTCGGCGGTGCCTCGGCGGTCGGCCCGCAGAGCAATAAGGGGCCCAAGAGTGCGGCGGCGGGCAAGAGCGGCTCCGGGTCTTCGGGCTCCTCGACCGGCGGAAGCAAGCGCGGCAATCAGTAA
- a CDS encoding beta strand repeat-containing protein: MGAGNKHVYVGRVGALAVALGVGGWIAGLPVATADTGSESPASSAPDNGHTSVGHSARKSAPAKASATAGGGRTTSGSAKPGAAAGTVVTGATSARRIHTGATESTTSEPEPDAEPAADAQTPAVDSPVAEPTVPSAPVLTAAGPRGSLSAKPGAASDWLAAGNDPLAALTGPLAWAALAVSRRETTGAVTVAPAAATVTTSQPVASVVAVDPLAAFLRIFVGDGTADHPDAGILYGNGYSYTGYEGACQSGPCNGGRAGLIGNGGNGFAGGAGGAAVLIGNGGAGGQGVVGINNGAGGDGGRGGLLMGDGGRGGDGVTVTSGAGGRGGDGGDGGFIKGNGGAGGNGGDGVSAGGAGGSGGRSAVLVGNGGAGGAGGTASSGPANDGAGGAGGKGGLISGSPGGAAVALSADAVTTPVTTPVQVQASLSAYIIEKLVAIFAWALVDDTGEIKSDILDIVQDSTFVTYVAETVAAAVEPALAVISTPATAQQEVANIIGNAVATAVVVLFSDDAVRHYTAKLLEGLPDDLLDTLKDLVEGDGSLVDILKAIGGEKIGNEVGIALGDSEVQITLAETAATFVRVLLGAQSPADGAISVDEADEFGWTVNQLIVPSLTSALGGGPIGLGVATQIGLALQTFLTADGELGVDVGSGLSAVVSGGLGAFLAQNGIAGAVQTLIKGLIDGTTSAVADFETNPSVTAALAPTLIAALDAAGNDLLGNPDVQQLLGASLSQLVGGLLVDPDVKSYAGQWLGQLVETELSKNPSLAGLSSAVGYAVEQAVDALLANDSISQLVASIVHTGVVTFLNQDTVDEFLSVATQFINSVADGTAIDVAAQNALNLFLADPGVSTTIAATVTAVLDELQAQLELSGVQQALASAAGALVDGLLLSPEVPDYVSQLAGQWVSDQLGNSALGNAIGAAVDQTINALLQDSAFGQGLSAAVSAAVSGLFGTTGVPAALIATAQQLATDLLDGTATDATIQAALTALLGQVATGLGAAANDALSALFTTPGVVSALAVVPSLFLSTALSNDGVAALAALAGQWVTDELADVPGAAAFSEFASTTVSNAVTALLGNADVVDGFADVFDAAISGVLDHDGVVAALAGVAGDLVQQLASGVTPSQAVATAVSALVDSDAIQAGVGAAVKDAVASLLGNAAVLDGLSAQVSDVVSALAGNTAIQAFVGKLVDDWAATVLGGGTAAAAFGDVLGSAVQGLLANTSAVDGVLSIVGSALSTLVNAPGAAAALAEAAGHIVSAVLAGTDPMVAVQELLGTSAFQQALGAAAGAAVNTFLTAQGLLPALGDFINDVLAGAAAKDAVRVWVGQEVAGIVNSALHDIPIGGAVASAVSVAVQHLLADSAAIEGLLSAVGGALSDFVGTQGIPAALSQAAKTVVTALLSGATSSAALATAWQGLVSDQAFVTAVKSAVGSVVSALVTDTGLVSALASSLTEVVARLAPNPAVQAYVNDLLGPTYGPVVVGLLATPDAARDLAVGLGSLLSGVLAQTGVAGALSSAAVLLVTDLFAGSGIDAAVQDALASLENNPVITKAISDVAPEALKAVLARPAVQQAISTAVGDLVDDLLKGTILSNPLLDSALGGVAKAAVDSLLSDPSVRTLLSQLAFDALTGTPTDQLAATVLQAVITTPNLQYAFGFAIGRGVGSLFGDNPIGYFVGNVVGVGAAFVIGLTASTALLIEKVAALLTGGPPVRAGNSLLLIEPAAAVPPVPILGDGRGAELRQATSTDIPAFLIQVAVA, translated from the coding sequence ATGGGGGCTGGAAACAAGCACGTATACGTCGGGCGGGTCGGTGCGCTGGCCGTCGCGCTGGGAGTCGGCGGATGGATCGCCGGCCTACCGGTAGCCACAGCCGACACCGGATCCGAGTCACCGGCCTCCTCGGCGCCCGATAACGGGCACACCTCGGTCGGGCACAGCGCCCGCAAGAGCGCACCCGCCAAGGCATCGGCCACGGCCGGCGGCGGGCGCACCACATCGGGATCGGCCAAGCCCGGCGCCGCGGCCGGCACGGTTGTCACCGGAGCCACATCCGCACGTCGCATCCACACCGGCGCCACCGAGAGCACGACGTCTGAGCCCGAGCCGGACGCGGAGCCGGCCGCCGACGCGCAGACACCCGCGGTCGACAGCCCGGTGGCCGAGCCGACTGTGCCCTCGGCTCCGGTGCTCACCGCAGCTGGCCCTCGGGGATCCTTGTCGGCCAAGCCCGGCGCCGCGTCGGATTGGCTGGCCGCGGGCAATGATCCGCTCGCCGCGCTGACGGGTCCGCTGGCGTGGGCGGCGCTGGCGGTTAGCCGACGCGAGACCACAGGTGCAGTGACGGTTGCCCCCGCAGCGGCCACCGTGACCACCAGCCAGCCGGTTGCCTCCGTGGTCGCGGTCGATCCGTTGGCCGCATTCCTCCGCATCTTCGTCGGCGACGGCACTGCCGATCATCCCGACGCCGGCATCCTCTACGGCAACGGCTACAGCTACACCGGCTACGAGGGGGCGTGCCAGAGCGGGCCGTGCAACGGCGGCAGGGCAGGCCTGATTGGCAACGGCGGCAACGGTTTCGCCGGTGGTGCCGGTGGCGCGGCGGTGTTGATCGGCAACGGTGGTGCCGGCGGCCAGGGTGTGGTCGGCATCAACAATGGTGCTGGCGGCGACGGTGGCCGGGGTGGCCTGTTGATGGGCGACGGCGGCCGCGGCGGTGACGGAGTCACGGTGACCTCCGGAGCAGGTGGACGTGGCGGTGACGGCGGTGATGGCGGGTTCATCAAGGGCAACGGCGGCGCAGGCGGCAATGGTGGCGACGGGGTAAGTGCCGGTGGCGCAGGTGGTTCCGGTGGCCGCAGTGCCGTGCTAGTCGGCAACGGTGGGGCCGGGGGAGCTGGGGGAACGGCGAGCAGTGGTCCGGCAAACGACGGCGCCGGTGGTGCCGGGGGCAAGGGTGGGCTGATATCCGGATCGCCTGGCGGTGCCGCGGTGGCGCTGTCGGCGGACGCGGTGACGACGCCGGTCACGACACCGGTGCAGGTGCAAGCGAGTCTCTCGGCGTACATCATCGAGAAGCTGGTGGCGATCTTCGCGTGGGCACTTGTCGATGACACCGGCGAGATCAAGTCCGACATCCTCGACATCGTGCAGGATTCGACGTTCGTCACCTACGTCGCCGAAACGGTCGCGGCCGCCGTCGAACCCGCTCTGGCGGTCATCTCGACGCCGGCAACGGCGCAGCAGGAAGTCGCCAACATCATCGGGAACGCGGTTGCCACCGCGGTGGTGGTGTTATTCAGCGATGACGCGGTTCGGCATTACACCGCGAAGCTGTTGGAGGGCCTGCCCGACGACCTCCTGGATACGTTGAAGGATCTTGTTGAGGGAGATGGCAGCCTCGTCGACATCCTCAAAGCGATCGGCGGTGAAAAGATCGGAAACGAAGTCGGAATTGCTCTGGGTGACAGTGAAGTTCAGATCACTCTCGCCGAGACTGCGGCGACCTTCGTTCGGGTGCTGCTTGGAGCGCAGTCACCCGCTGACGGCGCGATCTCGGTCGACGAGGCCGATGAGTTCGGTTGGACTGTGAATCAGCTGATCGTTCCCTCGCTGACTTCGGCGCTGGGCGGGGGCCCAATCGGGTTGGGTGTTGCTACACAGATCGGCCTCGCGCTGCAGACCTTCCTTACCGCCGACGGTGAGCTCGGTGTCGATGTGGGTAGCGGGTTGAGTGCGGTGGTCAGCGGCGGCCTCGGCGCATTCCTCGCGCAGAACGGAATCGCCGGTGCAGTACAGACCCTCATCAAGGGCCTGATAGATGGAACCACCTCCGCGGTCGCCGACTTCGAGACCAACCCCTCCGTGACGGCTGCGCTGGCACCCACCCTGATCGCCGCATTGGACGCCGCGGGGAACGATCTGTTGGGTAACCCCGATGTCCAACAACTCCTCGGTGCCTCCTTAAGTCAACTGGTGGGAGGGTTGCTGGTCGATCCCGACGTGAAGTCCTACGCCGGCCAGTGGCTTGGTCAACTCGTTGAGACTGAACTCAGCAAGAATCCATCGCTCGCCGGATTGAGCAGCGCAGTCGGCTACGCCGTCGAACAGGCAGTGGACGCGCTGCTGGCCAACGACTCGATAAGCCAATTGGTTGCATCGATAGTCCACACGGGCGTGGTCACCTTCCTCAACCAAGACACTGTCGACGAATTTCTGTCCGTTGCAACACAATTCATCAACTCCGTCGCCGACGGGACGGCAATCGACGTGGCCGCGCAGAATGCCCTGAACCTTTTCTTGGCGGACCCCGGCGTCAGTACCACGATCGCAGCCACCGTCACCGCGGTGCTCGATGAATTGCAAGCGCAGTTGGAGCTATCCGGGGTACAACAAGCCCTCGCTTCCGCCGCGGGTGCCCTGGTCGACGGCCTCCTGCTGTCACCGGAGGTGCCCGACTATGTCTCGCAGCTGGCTGGCCAGTGGGTGTCCGACCAGCTTGGCAACTCCGCGCTGGGCAACGCCATCGGTGCGGCGGTTGATCAGACCATCAATGCGTTGCTTCAGGATTCGGCGTTCGGCCAAGGTCTCAGTGCAGCGGTCAGTGCCGCGGTGAGCGGCCTCTTCGGCACGACGGGAGTGCCGGCCGCCCTGATCGCGACCGCCCAGCAACTCGCCACCGACCTGCTCGACGGAACCGCTACCGACGCAACGATACAGGCGGCACTGACGGCCCTGCTGGGCCAAGTCGCCACTGGTCTCGGCGCGGCCGCCAACGACGCGCTCTCAGCGCTGTTCACCACACCCGGCGTTGTCTCGGCGCTTGCAGTGGTGCCGAGTCTCTTCCTCAGCACCGCGCTGTCAAACGACGGAGTAGCCGCCCTGGCAGCACTGGCCGGCCAATGGGTGACCGACGAACTCGCCGACGTTCCGGGTGCAGCGGCATTCAGCGAGTTCGCGAGCACCACAGTCAGTAACGCCGTGACCGCCCTGCTGGGCAACGCTGATGTTGTCGACGGGTTCGCGGACGTGTTCGACGCAGCCATCTCCGGAGTGCTCGACCACGACGGTGTCGTGGCGGCCCTGGCCGGCGTGGCAGGCGACCTCGTCCAGCAACTGGCCTCCGGCGTCACCCCATCACAGGCTGTGGCCACGGCCGTGTCGGCGTTGGTCGACAGTGACGCCATCCAGGCCGGCGTCGGCGCCGCGGTGAAGGATGCGGTGGCGTCGCTGCTCGGCAACGCCGCCGTGCTGGATGGACTCAGCGCGCAGGTATCCGATGTCGTCTCGGCTCTCGCCGGTAACACGGCGATCCAGGCCTTCGTCGGGAAGCTGGTCGACGACTGGGCCGCAACGGTATTGGGTGGTGGCACTGCTGCGGCAGCATTCGGTGACGTGCTGGGTAGTGCGGTACAGGGCTTGCTCGCCAACACCTCGGCCGTCGATGGCGTCCTGTCGATCGTGGGCTCGGCGTTGTCGACTCTGGTGAACGCCCCAGGGGCCGCCGCCGCGCTCGCCGAGGCGGCCGGACACATCGTGTCGGCGGTGCTCGCCGGTACCGACCCGATGGTTGCCGTGCAGGAGTTGTTGGGCACGAGCGCATTCCAGCAGGCTCTCGGTGCCGCGGCGGGTGCCGCCGTGAACACGTTCCTCACCGCTCAGGGGCTGCTGCCCGCACTGGGCGACTTCATCAACGATGTACTCGCAGGCGCTGCTGCCAAGGACGCTGTCCGCGTCTGGGTCGGCCAGGAGGTGGCCGGCATCGTCAACTCGGCGCTGCACGACATTCCGATCGGTGGAGCCGTTGCTTCGGCAGTCAGCGTTGCGGTGCAGCATCTCCTGGCCGACTCCGCCGCCATCGAGGGCCTGCTCTCGGCGGTCGGCGGGGCCCTGTCGGACTTCGTTGGCACGCAGGGCATTCCAGCGGCCTTGTCGCAGGCAGCCAAAACGGTTGTGACAGCGCTGCTGTCCGGGGCTACGTCAAGTGCGGCGCTGGCCACGGCATGGCAAGGCCTTGTTTCGGATCAGGCCTTTGTCACCGCGGTCAAGAGCGCGGTCGGCAGCGTGGTGTCGGCACTGGTGACCGATACGGGTCTGGTGTCGGCGCTCGCGTCAAGCCTGACTGAGGTGGTGGCGCGCCTGGCGCCCAACCCTGCTGTCCAGGCCTACGTCAACGATCTGCTGGGGCCCACGTACGGACCGGTCGTCGTTGGCCTGCTCGCCACCCCGGACGCGGCGCGCGACCTGGCCGTCGGCCTCGGTTCCCTGCTCAGCGGCGTGCTGGCGCAGACCGGGGTGGCAGGGGCGCTGTCGTCCGCCGCGGTCCTGTTGGTCACCGACCTGTTCGCCGGCAGTGGCATCGATGCGGCGGTGCAGGACGCACTGGCGTCGCTGGAGAACAATCCGGTGATCACCAAGGCGATTTCCGACGTGGCTCCTGAAGCGCTCAAGGCGGTATTGGCCCGGCCCGCTGTGCAGCAGGCGATCAGCACGGCGGTGGGCGACCTGGTGGACGACCTGCTCAAGGGAACAATCCTGAGCAACCCGCTGCTGGATTCGGCATTGGGCGGCGTGGCCAAGGCAGCCGTCGACTCCTTGCTGTCGGATCCGTCCGTGCGCACTCTGCTGAGTCAGCTGGCCTTCGACGCACTCACCGGGACTCCGACGGATCAGCTCGCTGCCACCGTCCTGCAGGCCGTCATCACCACCCCGAACCTGCAGTACGCCTTCGGCTTTGCCATCGGTCGCGGCGTCGGCTCCCTATTCGGCGACAACCCGATCGGCTACTTCGTCGGCAACGTCGTCGGGGTCGGCGCCGCATTCGTGATTGGCCTCACCGCCAGTACCGCGTTGCTGATCGAAAAAGTCGCTGCGCTGTTGACCGGCGGGCCACCCGTCCGCGCGGGCAACAGCCTGCTGCTCATCGAACCGGCGGCGGCCGTGCCTCCGGTGCCGATCCTCGGCGACGGGCGGGGTGCCGAGCTGCGGCAGGCGACGTCGACTGACATTCCGGCATTCCTGATCCAGGTGGCTGTGGCCTGA